Proteins encoded within one genomic window of Cucumis sativus cultivar 9930 chromosome 3, Cucumber_9930_V3, whole genome shotgun sequence:
- the LOC101213117 gene encoding protein XRI1, whose product MDDAAKNNDTWNWEGDGYTIQKDTDIEISECLWDGVSENGDLSYVFDETTPVKACGDLAYHVTCSDDRNKKSEESRETHSQAKRRRMLQFTAQDLETSICREDLSSRFLKSHNKVVSSPAALAEVSYGIPECSGLADNVLISCHENLDHSPEGWIAECLNDADMHCSPEDLSFAGTSDIQIDVSEFCDGAPEFKSNVVQHHPTRAPPNIIFKGRKSYIRTPTKLASSVAYPFAFIKPCGFHGDVTLKDINQRIRTPPPSKLKHQPEDPSESYPTSAFSGKPVVGKTKIHTEGGKGSITIMRTRG is encoded by the exons ATGGATGATGCCGCCAAAAACAA TGATACTTGGAATTGGGAAGGTGATGGGTATACTATTCAGAAGGATACTGATATAG AAATATCAGAATGCCTGTGGGACGGGGTCTCGGAAAATGGTGACCTTTCgtatgtgtttgatgaaacaACTCCTGTTAAAGCTTGTGGGGACTTGGCATATCATGTTACGTGTAGTG ATGATAGGAACAAGAAATCAGAAGAATCGAGGGAAACTCATTCACAAGCAAAGAGACGGCGGATGTTGCAGTTTACTGCTCAAGATTTGGAAACATCCATCTGCCGTGAAGATTTGTCTTCTAGATTTCTAAAATCACAT AATAAGGTTGTTTCCAGTCCAGCAGCTCTTGCTGAAGTTTCATATGGGATTCCTGAGTGTTCTGGACTTGCAG ATAATGTGCTCATTTCTTGTCACGAGAATTTGGATCACTCACCTGAAGGTTGGATTGCTGAATGCCTTAATGATGCCGATATGCATTGTAGTCCTGAGgattt GAGCTTTGCTGGGACTTCGGACATTCAAATTGATGTATCAG AGTTTTGTGATGGTGCACCTGAGTTCAAATCTAATGTGGTTCAACATCATCCTACTCGAGCTCCTccaaacataatttttaaag GTCGGAAGTCATATATTAGAACTCCCACTAAATTGGCTTCTTCAGTTGCCTATCCATTTGCCTTTATCAAGCCCTGTGGATTCCATGGAGATGTGACATTGAAGGACATAAACCAGCGCATCCGTACACCTCCACCATCAAAATTGAAGCATCAACCCGAAGATCCATCTGAATCTTACCCAACTTCAGCTTTCTCTGGAAAGCCTGTAGTAGGTAAAACCAAGATTCACACTGAAGGCGGAAAGGGAAGCATCACAATCATGAGGACCAGAGGTTAA